From one Prosthecobacter debontii genomic stretch:
- a CDS encoding DUF1592 domain-containing protein produces MSRMVSHMTGRSIIQAVIAVFLILGTGGAWADEAAVFSRLEKEVLPLLEKYCVECHDADVTKADVNLHTLWDAKTARLDVRLWDKVNDQVATKQMPPAKKKEQPTEAERQVLTAWITEAQKAVASQPAVDPGYRKARRLTRREYSLTMRDLLYGAADKLGDPFPTDGAGGEGFDNNADTLFIPPLLIEKYIEATDKGLKAVYSQWETKKQIISTWPGPQKEHREAARDTLSLFARRAYRRPVTEADLTPLLAIYDQSMQRKPDYEGALKLAFKAVLLSPKFLILQEVNREGTNQPWQVSGHEMAQRLSYFLWSTMPDDELNRLADENKLTDPAVIEAQVKRMLKDWKADSFVRHFAAQWLGLDALFNTVDPDRGKYKEFTGSLRQALYDEGVYFSGAILRENGRVLDFLDSNYTYVNEELARLYEIPDVKGTQMRKVAFTNDRRGGVLGMGGMLAATAYPQRTSPVLRGKWVLETLLGTPAPPPPPNVGTLPEDDRKVEQLTFRQQLEKHRSKEACMGCHNRLDPPGFGLENFDPIGKWRDNENGKPLDVTGNFVDGRRFNGPAEMRRLLMSEKHKFVRNFSARLLGYALGRGLEPYDQPTLLRLEQTLVQGDYHALPVIVAVAQSYPFTHRRN; encoded by the coding sequence ATGTCACGTATGGTGTCTCACATGACAGGGCGCAGCATTATCCAGGCAGTGATTGCAGTTTTTTTAATCCTCGGCACCGGAGGGGCCTGGGCGGATGAGGCTGCCGTTTTCTCGCGCCTGGAAAAGGAGGTTCTACCCCTGCTGGAGAAATACTGTGTGGAGTGTCACGATGCGGACGTCACGAAGGCAGATGTGAATCTCCACACCCTCTGGGATGCCAAGACGGCCCGGCTGGATGTGCGCCTGTGGGATAAGGTGAATGACCAGGTGGCCACCAAGCAGATGCCACCCGCCAAGAAGAAGGAGCAACCCACCGAAGCTGAGCGACAGGTACTGACGGCGTGGATCACCGAAGCTCAAAAAGCCGTTGCCAGCCAACCCGCCGTGGACCCGGGGTATCGCAAAGCACGGCGTCTCACCCGCCGGGAATACAGCCTCACTATGCGGGACCTGCTCTACGGCGCCGCTGATAAGCTGGGAGATCCCTTTCCTACGGATGGAGCGGGTGGGGAGGGCTTTGATAACAATGCGGACACGCTCTTCATCCCGCCGCTGCTGATCGAGAAATACATCGAGGCGACGGATAAGGGGCTCAAAGCGGTTTACAGCCAGTGGGAGACGAAAAAACAGATCATCTCCACCTGGCCGGGACCGCAGAAAGAGCATCGAGAGGCAGCTCGGGACACGCTGAGCCTGTTTGCGCGTCGGGCTTACCGCCGTCCGGTCACCGAGGCGGATTTAACCCCTCTGCTGGCCATTTATGATCAGAGCATGCAGAGGAAACCGGACTATGAGGGGGCACTGAAGCTGGCTTTCAAAGCGGTGCTGCTCTCGCCCAAGTTCCTCATTCTCCAGGAGGTCAATCGTGAGGGGACGAATCAACCCTGGCAGGTGAGTGGTCATGAGATGGCGCAGCGTCTCTCCTACTTTCTGTGGTCCACCATGCCGGATGATGAACTCAATCGCTTGGCTGACGAGAACAAGCTGACCGACCCGGCGGTGATCGAGGCTCAGGTGAAACGCATGCTGAAGGATTGGAAGGCGGATTCGTTCGTGCGCCACTTTGCCGCTCAGTGGTTAGGCCTGGATGCGTTGTTCAACACCGTAGACCCAGACCGTGGCAAATACAAAGAGTTCACCGGCAGTCTGCGGCAGGCGCTGTATGATGAAGGGGTTTATTTCTCGGGGGCGATCCTGCGGGAAAACGGTCGGGTCCTGGATTTCCTCGACAGCAATTACACCTATGTGAATGAGGAGTTGGCGCGTCTCTATGAGATCCCTGATGTGAAGGGGACCCAGATGCGCAAGGTGGCATTTACCAATGATCGCCGGGGGGGCGTGTTAGGCATGGGCGGGATGCTGGCCGCCACCGCCTATCCTCAGCGCACCAGCCCGGTGCTGCGTGGTAAATGGGTGCTGGAAACTTTGTTAGGCACCCCCGCGCCACCGCCGCCGCCGAATGTGGGCACCCTGCCGGAAGATGATCGCAAGGTGGAGCAGCTCACCTTTCGTCAGCAGTTGGAAAAACATCGCAGCAAAGAGGCCTGCATGGGCTGCCACAATCGTTTGGACCCGCCTGGGTTTGGTCTGGAAAACTTCGATCCGATTGGCAAATGGCGGGACAATGAGAACGGCAAACCTCTGGATGTGACCGGGAACTTTGTGGATGGGCGCCGCTTCAATGGACCGGCGGAGATGCGCCGTCTGTTGATGAGTGAGAAACACAAGTTCGTGCGGAACTTCAGCGCCCGGTTGCTGGGGTATGCGCTAGGTCGCGGCCTGGAACCTTATGACCAACCCACGCTCCTGAGATTGGAGCAAACCTTGGTGCAGGGAGACTATCACGCCCTCCCGGTTATCGTCGCCGTTGCCCAGAGTTATCCTTTCACTCATCGTCGGAATTAG
- a CDS encoding M23 family metallopeptidase: protein MRLPTLISLLLLAFIGWLVWGPIGGSEWWARRNAPPRPFDPAFLRLSPLEIVSLPLAVRFDPPMGSEHGAFTYNAQPFRISRHLGDDLNGIGGGNSDLGDPVYAAGAGRVVYRGEPGPGWGKMLIVAHRVPDLEDPHQTRIYQTVYAHLDTFLVPAEALVQRGQKIGTVGTANGQYLAHLHFEVRAGPYINPAQGYADTPLNRVSPERFIAERRGAPADQLNPAPPLEDPKLKRSNSDDE from the coding sequence ATGCGTCTACCCACCCTCATCAGCTTGCTCCTGCTCGCCTTCATCGGCTGGCTGGTCTGGGGGCCCATCGGGGGCAGTGAATGGTGGGCTCGGAGGAACGCCCCGCCTCGGCCCTTCGATCCGGCGTTTCTGCGCCTCAGCCCCTTGGAAATCGTCAGCCTGCCGCTCGCCGTGCGTTTTGACCCGCCGATGGGGTCTGAGCACGGGGCCTTCACTTACAATGCCCAGCCCTTCCGTATCTCCCGTCACCTGGGAGATGATCTCAACGGCATCGGCGGCGGCAACTCCGATCTGGGGGACCCCGTTTATGCCGCAGGCGCAGGGCGCGTGGTCTATCGGGGCGAACCGGGGCCAGGGTGGGGTAAAATGCTCATTGTGGCCCATCGCGTGCCAGATCTCGAAGATCCTCATCAAACGCGAATCTATCAGACCGTGTATGCCCATTTGGACACCTTTCTAGTGCCTGCCGAGGCTCTCGTGCAGCGCGGACAAAAGATCGGCACCGTAGGCACCGCGAACGGCCAATACCTCGCGCACCTCCATTTCGAGGTCCGCGCCGGCCCCTACATCAATCCGGCCCAAGGCTATGCCGATACGCCCCTCAACCGAGTCTCCCCCGAACGATTCATCGCCGAGAGACGCGGAGCACCTGCCGACCAGCTCAACCCTGCCCCGCCTCTGGAAGATCCCAAACTTAAGCGGTCTAATTCCGACGATGAGTGA
- a CDS encoding Fur family transcriptional regulator, which produces MDPRVKERLEAHLVATGLRRTKQRETIVEAAFATDDHFNAEELLDKARKLDRTVSRATVYRTLQLLVECDLLREVDLGRDQTYYDPNFLDKPQHNHLICLDCDRVVEFEDEHSAVLHDCITRRLGFQPQMKAMRIQAHCDEYSKTGHCKFKTEREMALSQ; this is translated from the coding sequence ATGGACCCACGAGTGAAAGAAAGGCTGGAAGCCCATTTGGTCGCGACAGGCCTGCGCCGAACCAAGCAGCGCGAGACGATTGTCGAGGCAGCCTTTGCCACGGACGATCATTTCAACGCGGAAGAGCTGCTGGATAAGGCGCGCAAGCTGGATCGCACCGTATCTCGTGCCACCGTTTACCGCACCCTTCAGCTCCTGGTGGAGTGTGATCTGCTGCGGGAGGTGGATCTGGGTCGTGACCAGACCTATTACGATCCGAATTTCCTCGATAAACCTCAGCACAATCACCTGATCTGCCTGGATTGTGACCGTGTGGTGGAGTTCGAAGATGAGCACAGCGCGGTGTTGCACGACTGCATCACCCGCCGTCTTGGCTTCCAGCCGCAGATGAAGGCCATGCGCATCCAGGCCCACTGCGACGAGTATTCCAAGACCGGTCACTGCAAGTTCAAGACGGAGCGGGAAATGGCCTTGTCTCAATAG
- the argH gene encoding argininosuccinate lyase: MWKGRFAQETSQLVQSYGESVSFDWRLYAHDIRGSIAHSKGLLKAGILTAEEQSAIESGLLEIRAEIDAGRFEFKQALEDVHMNIESELTRRIGPAGAKLHTARSRNDQVATDVRLYTRDAVVEIVDLIADLQRSLIEASERAGQAVVPGYTHLQRGQPVLFAHHLLAYVEMLERDAQRLLDANDRLNVMPLGSGALAGSTIILDREYVAELLEFDSVTQNSMDAVSDRDFAAEVMFAIALCGIHLSRLSEDIILWCSAEFGFVTLSDAHTTGSSLMPQKKNPDVAELTRGKSGRLVGNLMALLTLLKGLPMTYNRDMQEDKEPLFDSLDTIQAALAVFAEMISGMEVNETRTRAATSDPMLLATDLADYLVNHGVPFRQAHEVIGKLVAYSIAEKTAFADIPLAQYQEFSPAFEADLFDCLNLETALAARKGIGAPSPKNVSAQLDFWKQALSDEG; the protein is encoded by the coding sequence ATGTGGAAAGGCCGTTTTGCTCAAGAAACCAGCCAGCTCGTGCAGAGCTATGGCGAGTCTGTGTCCTTTGACTGGAGGCTATATGCGCACGACATCCGCGGCTCCATCGCCCATTCCAAAGGCCTGCTGAAAGCCGGCATCCTCACTGCCGAGGAACAGTCGGCGATTGAATCCGGGCTGCTGGAAATCCGCGCAGAAATTGATGCCGGGAGGTTCGAGTTCAAACAAGCGCTGGAAGACGTGCACATGAACATCGAGTCCGAGTTGACTCGCCGCATCGGTCCCGCGGGGGCGAAGCTGCACACAGCGCGCAGTCGCAACGACCAGGTGGCCACGGATGTGCGCCTCTATACCCGGGATGCGGTGGTGGAGATCGTGGATCTGATTGCCGATCTCCAGCGCTCACTCATTGAGGCCTCGGAACGGGCTGGTCAGGCGGTGGTGCCGGGCTACACCCACCTTCAGCGCGGGCAGCCCGTGTTGTTTGCCCATCATTTGCTGGCGTATGTGGAAATGCTGGAGCGTGATGCCCAGCGCCTGTTGGATGCCAACGACCGTCTGAATGTCATGCCTCTGGGTTCAGGTGCCTTGGCGGGTTCCACCATCATTTTGGATCGTGAGTATGTGGCTGAGCTCTTGGAGTTCGACTCCGTCACGCAAAACAGCATGGATGCGGTCAGTGATCGTGACTTCGCGGCGGAGGTCATGTTTGCCATCGCTCTTTGCGGCATCCATCTCTCGCGTTTGAGTGAGGACATCATCCTCTGGTGCAGTGCCGAGTTTGGTTTTGTCACCCTGAGTGATGCCCACACCACGGGCTCCAGCCTGATGCCTCAGAAGAAGAATCCCGATGTGGCCGAGCTGACTCGTGGCAAGTCGGGCCGCCTCGTGGGCAACCTGATGGCCTTGCTGACCCTGCTTAAGGGTCTGCCGATGACTTACAACCGCGACATGCAGGAGGATAAAGAGCCTCTGTTTGACTCGCTCGATACCATCCAGGCCGCACTGGCGGTGTTTGCCGAGATGATCTCTGGGATGGAGGTGAATGAAACCCGCACCCGTGCAGCCACCAGCGACCCCATGCTACTGGCGACCGATCTGGCGGATTACCTCGTCAATCACGGCGTGCCTTTCCGTCAGGCCCATGAAGTCATCGGGAAACTGGTGGCGTATTCCATCGCCGAAAAGACCGCTTTTGCGGATATCCCGCTGGCTCAATACCAGGAGTTCTCCCCTGCTTTTGAGGCGGATTTGTTTGACTGCCTGAATCTGGAGACTGCTCTGGCGGCCCGCAAAGGCATCGGCGCTCCGTCTCCGAAGAATGTGTCCGCGCAGCTCGATTTCTGGAAACAAGCTCTCTCGGACGAAGGCTGA
- a CDS encoding NUDIX hydrolase — protein sequence MNGSTPDFPLFRVEDRDGWRRVSTQRVFSSDHVSVDQVQCLTPHRQEVGVSWMVVQRKAAVAVAPVNEKGEFLLIAQERVPVQQTVWEFPAGQIDAPIEEITAELIVETTLRELREETGYGLAPGGTLEPLGWFLPSQGFTDEHVYLFQAKPVCVVSRPELDDGEHISDARWVSSEELRRMIAANEITNALTLSLFARMAAKGAI from the coding sequence ATGAACGGAAGCACTCCAGATTTTCCTCTCTTCCGCGTCGAAGATCGCGATGGCTGGCGACGTGTCTCCACGCAGCGTGTATTCAGTAGCGATCATGTGAGCGTGGATCAGGTGCAGTGCCTCACGCCGCATCGTCAGGAGGTCGGGGTGTCGTGGATGGTCGTTCAGCGGAAGGCTGCCGTGGCTGTGGCGCCAGTGAATGAAAAGGGCGAGTTTCTCCTCATCGCTCAGGAGCGTGTGCCGGTGCAGCAGACGGTGTGGGAATTTCCTGCCGGTCAGATTGATGCGCCCATCGAGGAGATCACTGCGGAGTTGATCGTGGAGACCACCTTACGTGAGTTGCGCGAGGAGACAGGCTACGGTTTAGCACCGGGGGGCACCCTGGAGCCGCTGGGCTGGTTTCTTCCCTCGCAAGGTTTCACCGACGAACACGTTTATTTATTTCAAGCGAAGCCCGTGTGCGTCGTCAGCCGTCCGGAATTGGACGATGGCGAGCACATCAGCGACGCGCGCTGGGTCAGTTCAGAAGAGTTGCGGAGGATGATCGCTGCCAATGAGATCACCAACGCTCTGACACTGTCCCTGTTTGCGCGGATGGCGGCCAAGGGAGCGATTTGA
- the tatC gene encoding twin-arginine translocase subunit TatC has translation MWQGILSKVFKVRDKVALNLSKEDEEKPFLDHLDDLRTMLVRMGITLISATIISFYFYKELFNAILYPMVLAGFAPNIEEARKLLINIDVAGPFMMAVNVSLIAAVIASFPLLLVFLLQFILPGLKSNEKKLLFPAIAIGTGLFLSGAAFSYWVVLPRALVFFSEFAASVGATQTWTIDNYVTFTTRFILVFGIAFELPIIVMALVKLDFLNFRIMKSTWRHAIIAITLFAAVVTPTPDVLTLMLMSGPLYVLYAVCVILAYFMEKKDRAAYPEYYAELEKDQKELEQESGDEWDNENYNPWFSDEKDDEDDEYQKPRAVPSAPPPQVEKAPKTVSMEDPVDEGEDQGSVMPEEEENQPEVEATEASPASPEPTPEKPQTEKSTEELAREDESRSGNPPV, from the coding sequence ATGTGGCAAGGCATCCTGAGTAAAGTTTTCAAAGTGCGCGACAAGGTCGCTCTCAACCTCAGCAAAGAGGATGAGGAAAAGCCCTTTTTGGATCACCTGGATGATCTGCGCACGATGCTGGTGCGGATGGGCATCACCCTGATTTCGGCCACCATCATCTCCTTCTACTTTTATAAGGAACTGTTCAACGCGATCCTCTACCCGATGGTGCTGGCAGGGTTTGCGCCGAACATTGAGGAAGCACGCAAGCTGCTGATCAACATTGATGTCGCGGGACCTTTCATGATGGCCGTGAACGTGTCTTTGATCGCGGCCGTGATTGCCTCTTTTCCACTGCTGCTGGTTTTCCTCCTGCAGTTCATTTTGCCAGGCTTGAAGTCGAACGAGAAGAAGCTGCTGTTTCCGGCTATCGCGATTGGCACAGGCCTCTTCCTGAGCGGAGCCGCCTTTTCTTACTGGGTGGTGCTGCCGCGCGCGCTCGTGTTCTTTTCAGAGTTCGCTGCCTCCGTCGGCGCGACCCAGACATGGACGATCGATAACTACGTCACCTTCACCACGCGCTTCATCTTGGTGTTCGGGATCGCCTTTGAGCTGCCGATCATCGTGATGGCCCTGGTGAAGTTGGATTTCCTCAACTTCCGCATCATGAAGTCCACATGGCGGCACGCGATCATCGCGATTACCTTGTTTGCGGCGGTGGTGACTCCGACACCCGATGTGCTGACCCTCATGCTGATGTCTGGCCCTCTCTATGTGCTGTACGCGGTCTGTGTCATCTTGGCCTACTTCATGGAGAAGAAGGATCGAGCAGCCTATCCCGAATACTACGCGGAGTTGGAGAAGGATCAGAAGGAACTGGAGCAAGAGTCCGGGGATGAATGGGACAACGAGAACTACAATCCGTGGTTCTCCGATGAAAAAGACGACGAGGATGATGAATATCAAAAGCCTCGTGCCGTGCCTTCTGCTCCGCCTCCGCAGGTCGAAAAAGCGCCCAAAACTGTGTCCATGGAAGATCCTGTGGATGAGGGTGAAGACCAAGGTTCCGTGATGCCTGAGGAAGAGGAAAATCAGCCTGAGGTCGAGGCGACTGAAGCTTCACCCGCCTCACCTGAACCGACTCCTGAAAAACCCCAAACGGAAAAATCCACTGAGGAGCTAGCACGGGAAGATGAGTCTCGTAGCGGCAATCCGCCCGTCTAA
- a CDS encoding DUF1501 domain-containing protein, with the protein MSLSFHSLDCLSRRQFAEQVAKTALGVTLIPHLVKSEGVTDPKSLPGFGKAKNVIWLQMLGGMSHIDTLDPKTGDTKGPGDPITTKAGYQLGAYLPNLAKDHSEKLAIIRSMTSKTGVHASGQYLMRTGYEQRGTIKHPVLGAWAQELLGKSSQTLPSSVCVGRGPESGNGFFSAGFSPLPIHDPEAGLQYAQFDASAEIMSKRLALLNKVDSGFRAKFHDSNLKAYTDFYDDTLKLLSAKDLDAFKLTEESSEAREKYGMNKFGQGCMLARRLVERGVRFIEVAHGGWDMHNDIGDGMEDNGGILDTALAALLSDLQERGLLQSTLVVLCSEFGRSPKINSRSGRDHHPKVFSTLLAGGPVKGGTIYGASDKEGNAPADKQVTIQDFHSTVGHAMGMDVNHIVMSPSNRPFTVGDKGSVITELLA; encoded by the coding sequence ATGAGCCTTTCCTTTCATTCCCTGGATTGCCTTTCGCGCCGTCAATTTGCCGAGCAAGTCGCCAAGACCGCTCTGGGCGTCACCTTGATCCCTCATCTCGTCAAAAGCGAAGGTGTCACGGACCCCAAGTCCCTACCCGGTTTCGGCAAAGCTAAAAATGTAATCTGGCTGCAGATGCTGGGTGGCATGTCACACATCGACACGCTGGACCCCAAGACTGGGGATACCAAAGGCCCGGGTGACCCGATCACCACCAAGGCCGGTTATCAGCTCGGAGCTTATCTGCCCAATCTGGCCAAAGATCACTCCGAGAAACTGGCCATCATCCGCAGCATGACCTCCAAGACCGGGGTGCATGCCTCCGGCCAATACCTCATGCGCACCGGCTATGAGCAGCGCGGCACCATCAAGCACCCCGTGCTCGGCGCCTGGGCGCAGGAACTGCTGGGCAAGAGCAGCCAGACCCTGCCTTCCTCCGTTTGTGTGGGCCGTGGTCCAGAGAGCGGCAATGGCTTCTTCTCCGCCGGCTTCAGCCCGCTGCCGATCCATGATCCCGAAGCAGGGCTGCAATACGCTCAGTTCGACGCCTCTGCAGAGATCATGAGCAAGCGCCTGGCTCTGCTCAACAAGGTGGACTCCGGTTTCCGAGCCAAGTTTCACGACAGCAATCTGAAAGCCTACACCGACTTTTACGATGATACTTTGAAACTGCTCAGCGCCAAGGATCTCGACGCCTTCAAGCTCACGGAGGAAAGCAGCGAAGCCCGAGAAAAATATGGCATGAACAAATTTGGTCAGGGCTGCATGCTGGCCCGCCGTTTGGTCGAGCGCGGCGTGAGATTCATCGAGGTCGCTCACGGCGGCTGGGACATGCACAATGACATTGGCGATGGCATGGAAGATAACGGTGGCATCCTGGATACCGCCCTCGCCGCGCTGCTGTCCGATCTCCAGGAGCGTGGCCTGCTGCAATCCACCCTCGTCGTGCTCTGTTCCGAATTCGGCCGCAGTCCGAAGATCAACAGCCGCAGCGGGCGTGACCATCACCCCAAGGTGTTCAGCACCCTCCTGGCGGGCGGTCCAGTCAAAGGCGGCACCATCTATGGCGCCAGCGATAAGGAAGGCAATGCCCCCGCCGATAAGCAGGTGACCATTCAGGACTTCCACAGCACCGTCGGTCATGCCATGGGCATGGACGTCAATCACATCGTCATGTCGCCCAGCAATCGCCCCTTCACGGTCGGAGATAAGGGCAGCGTGATCACGGAACTCCTTGCATAA
- a CDS encoding DUF1549 domain-containing protein yields MNARSITLCALFPALLATAQTAPDGNSNFRVWHDNQGRQVEATFRGVEGGKVYLQTRDGRMFDFPLTNLTPEDQQLATTLKPEGLGIQKNTGLAQSAAVIDKGVLMGLQKAGQEPNALASDEQFIRRVYLDLAGRIPTREETLAFLADTSAAKRANVIDTLVSDDGFASHLYNYFSDMLRIADDAQKAKFFTYEEWLKEQIAANRPWNEIVYDMMVADGKLLDNGATGYLLRDRGMRLDNLSLTLSTFLGANVSCAQCHDHPFAEWTQKQFYQMASFFGAADTYDRNLPRGMMRNLRDELTQQQYQQARRLFDVNSLSVTDHEKSDLTLPDDYKYKDGKPGDAVDPILVTWSKDDHRLRCYQDAELALKKADNDAQRREIFARWMTSPDNPRFAITIANRLWKMVFGVGIQDPVTDLDDLSASSNPMLLKHLGNEMVRLKFDLRAFMRLLCNTQTYQREAVTRELALGEPYYFPGPILRRMTAEQAWDSCVTLAIGDKVDNFKLKRAEPYKQVMALNVSEITPAQIVEKLGEMQGMRRMADGVLGDGGAKGKGAAKKKKRQRMMEETTASEEDGFTRPAMMEGLALARASELRQPERDGHFLRMFGQSDRQIADSNSAEGSIPQVLMLMNGEAQNVLRNPKSLVLATAMGEAETPKKVEALYYSFFSRKPTAEEMASATEAFDAGLTSADLCWVLFNSREFVFVQ; encoded by the coding sequence ATGAACGCTCGCTCCATCACCCTCTGTGCGCTATTTCCGGCACTCTTAGCCACCGCACAAACCGCACCCGACGGTAACAGCAATTTCCGTGTTTGGCATGACAACCAAGGGAGGCAGGTCGAAGCCACGTTTCGCGGGGTGGAAGGGGGGAAGGTTTACTTGCAGACCCGAGATGGGCGCATGTTTGACTTCCCACTGACCAATCTGACCCCGGAAGATCAGCAACTGGCTACCACCTTGAAGCCTGAGGGCCTAGGGATTCAGAAAAACACCGGCCTCGCACAATCAGCCGCCGTCATTGATAAAGGCGTGCTGATGGGGCTACAAAAAGCCGGGCAAGAACCCAACGCCCTGGCCAGCGATGAGCAATTCATCCGCCGCGTTTATCTGGACCTCGCAGGCCGCATCCCGACGCGTGAAGAAACACTGGCTTTCCTGGCAGACACCAGCGCCGCCAAACGCGCCAATGTCATCGACACCCTGGTCAGTGACGATGGCTTCGCCTCTCATCTGTATAACTACTTTTCAGACATGCTCCGCATCGCCGACGATGCCCAGAAGGCCAAGTTCTTCACCTATGAGGAATGGCTGAAGGAGCAAATCGCTGCCAACCGCCCGTGGAATGAGATCGTCTATGACATGATGGTGGCCGATGGTAAGCTGCTGGATAATGGAGCCACCGGCTACCTGCTGCGAGACCGTGGCATGCGCTTGGATAACCTCAGCCTGACACTCTCCACCTTCCTCGGGGCCAATGTCTCCTGCGCTCAGTGTCACGACCACCCCTTTGCTGAGTGGACTCAAAAGCAGTTCTATCAGATGGCTTCGTTTTTCGGTGCGGCCGACACCTACGACCGCAACCTGCCACGAGGAATGATGCGCAATCTGCGCGATGAACTCACTCAGCAGCAGTATCAACAGGCCCGCCGTTTGTTCGACGTCAATTCCCTCTCCGTGACCGACCATGAGAAGAGCGATCTCACCCTGCCTGACGACTACAAATACAAGGATGGCAAGCCTGGTGACGCGGTGGATCCAATCCTTGTGACTTGGAGCAAGGATGACCACCGCTTGCGCTGCTATCAGGATGCTGAGTTGGCGCTGAAAAAAGCCGACAATGACGCGCAACGCCGCGAGATCTTTGCCCGCTGGATGACCAGCCCCGACAATCCCCGTTTTGCCATCACCATCGCCAATCGCCTGTGGAAAATGGTGTTTGGCGTCGGCATCCAGGATCCGGTGACAGATCTCGATGATCTCAGTGCCTCCAGCAATCCCATGCTGCTCAAGCATCTGGGCAATGAGATGGTGCGCCTGAAATTCGACTTGCGGGCCTTCATGCGCCTCCTGTGCAACACCCAGACGTATCAACGGGAAGCCGTGACACGTGAACTGGCCCTGGGTGAGCCCTACTATTTCCCTGGCCCGATCCTGCGCCGCATGACAGCTGAGCAAGCCTGGGACTCCTGCGTCACCCTCGCCATCGGTGACAAGGTGGATAACTTTAAGCTAAAACGGGCAGAGCCTTACAAGCAAGTGATGGCGCTGAACGTGTCTGAAATCACGCCGGCCCAAATCGTGGAAAAGCTCGGGGAAATGCAAGGCATGCGCCGCATGGCCGATGGCGTGCTGGGGGATGGCGGTGCCAAGGGCAAGGGGGCTGCTAAAAAGAAAAAACGCCAGCGCATGATGGAAGAGACGACCGCCAGCGAAGAGGACGGATTCACCCGTCCAGCGATGATGGAAGGCCTGGCCCTCGCCCGCGCTTCCGAGCTGCGTCAGCCAGAGCGTGACGGCCACTTCCTGCGCATGTTTGGCCAGAGTGACCGCCAGATTGCCGACAGTAACTCCGCCGAAGGCAGCATCCCTCAGGTGCTCATGCTGATGAATGGGGAAGCCCAAAACGTCCTGCGCAATCCCAAATCCCTCGTCCTAGCCACCGCCATGGGTGAGGCGGAGACCCCGAAAAAAGTCGAGGCCCTCTACTACAGCTTTTTCTCTCGTAAACCCACCGCAGAAGAAATGGCCTCCGCCACAGAGGCCTTCGATGCCGGTTTGACCTCGGCCGACCTGTGCTGGGTCCTCTTTAACTCCCGCGAGTTCGTCTTCGTGCAATAA
- a CDS encoding polysaccharide deacetylase family protein has translation MNSLLSSIRRAGQTAKSAALVACGMAALSRAQFSGQGVVLVFHGVCSDRGPVGVSDTSLHLKVSVFRALCRHLAVYYHVMPLREMVAILRAGDELPDRAVALSFDDGYASNYDLAFPILNELRLPATVFLATGFLDGTAPLWFQQVDLALAATGTKGGAELEETLNQLKQWPDDAMRREVAQMAAHSGHASVPDCARPLSWDQVREMQRSGIIDFGGHTHTHPILTRCSLEKQRWEIETCRDRIREEVGFAPKIFAYPNGGPEDWTEETQKLAREAGFEAALTMISGRIKPGVDLMTLPRYGTPGSLWEIEATVSGAFEMARKWRGGMGR, from the coding sequence ATGAACAGCCTCCTATCCAGCATCCGACGTGCTGGCCAGACCGCTAAATCTGCGGCCCTGGTGGCGTGTGGTATGGCGGCGCTCTCACGTGCGCAGTTTTCCGGGCAGGGGGTCGTGTTGGTTTTCCATGGGGTCTGTTCTGATCGCGGCCCGGTGGGTGTGAGTGATACCAGCCTGCATTTGAAGGTTTCGGTGTTCCGCGCGTTATGCAGGCATCTGGCGGTTTATTATCACGTCATGCCTTTACGTGAGATGGTGGCCATCTTGCGGGCGGGAGACGAGCTTCCCGACCGAGCTGTGGCTTTGAGCTTCGATGACGGATATGCTTCCAATTACGACTTGGCGTTTCCGATTCTGAATGAACTGAGACTACCCGCGACGGTTTTCCTCGCGACGGGTTTTCTTGATGGCACCGCGCCGCTGTGGTTCCAGCAGGTGGACTTAGCCCTAGCTGCCACAGGGACGAAGGGAGGGGCTGAACTGGAAGAGACGCTGAATCAACTCAAGCAATGGCCAGATGACGCCATGCGGCGGGAGGTGGCCCAAATGGCCGCCCACTCGGGCCATGCCTCGGTGCCGGACTGCGCTCGCCCCTTAAGCTGGGATCAAGTGCGTGAGATGCAGCGCAGTGGAATCATTGATTTTGGTGGGCATACCCATACGCATCCCATCCTCACCCGCTGCAGTCTGGAAAAGCAACGGTGGGAAATCGAGACGTGTCGGGATCGCATTCGCGAAGAGGTGGGTTTCGCACCGAAGATCTTCGCTTACCCGAACGGCGGGCCGGAGGACTGGACGGAGGAGACGCAGAAACTGGCCCGAGAGGCTGGCTTTGAGGCCGCTTTGACGATGATCAGTGGCCGGATCAAGCCCGGGGTGGACCTGATGACCCTGCCGCGTTATGGCACGCCGGGTTCTCTCTGGGAGATTGAGGCCACGGTCTCAGGGGCCTTTGAGATGGCCAGAAAGTGGAGAGGAGGGATGGGGCGATGA